The sequence below is a genomic window from Hyperolius riggenbachi isolate aHypRig1 chromosome 7, aHypRig1.pri, whole genome shotgun sequence.
gaccaagaaagttgtggattttgcagaggggatttggggatataaacccctcgttttgccgcaggatagcggcaatTTAGCAGGGATTATACTGCTTCAAATGAATACAAGTTTaaaaagagaatttagactcgcttcagagtctctttaaggaactacaagaccCGCAATGCATttgctttatgaatcatgactgtgtctgtcagactcctgcaatgcattatgggacttgtagttccttaacagctgaagagccaagtttgcctatcactgcctTAGAGGATACAAAATAACCAGCAGTGATATGAAGGAGCTCGGACGTCAGCTGGAGATTAATAACAGTGATGGGTACTCAGTATAGGGGATATATTATAACTTAGTGTGTGGGGAATTTATCCAGGTAGAGCAGATTTGGTCACATTAGATTGGGTACCTCTGCGGTGATATACTGCCTTGTGGAGGGGAAGCATCCGATTCACAGACCTGACCCACTCAGTGCACGATGGCGCTGTGGTAAGCATCCAACACTCGGTGAGGAGTTAGCGAGCTATGTGACGCGTCTCTATAGCAAATTGTATCAGGAATTTTCCAGTAAAGGATTCAGGAAATATATAAAGgaggcacatcttttggagcagccCATATAGTCATTGAGGAAATAGATGACTAGTGTCCAATATGTAATAACCTGAGGACAGGTCCACATCATGTGTAAAAAGCATTTGGGGCAGTTAGGCAGCATGCCAGAGCCTTctctcatgccgctcctacattatggaactccttacctcagcagttcagaacagctccatctctggatgtgtttaaatccagactgaaaacccacctgttcagtttggcaattgcagaaatataattttatcctcagtgttaatacttcatcccattaccaattactgaatctgagtgagcctaagtgctttgagtcctatgggagaaaaggagCTATAAAAAGTTATTGTTACATTTGGATAGGTGTACCAGAGTACTGTAGGCTCGGTGTATAACGTATAAGCACAGTAGCCTATCAGGTGTGTAGGGAGCAACCTTAGTCACTTCAGTGTCACATCCCACTCATCCTCTGAGAtatcccctccatccctctcccaGGCCGTCCGGCGGGAGGCAGCACAGGGGCTGGCTGAGGGTGGCATTATcatattacacagagctgaaATAAGCTGGTTAGATGATGGACCCCGAATAGGAGTCTTATTTGTAGGGAAGTTCTCACACTGGGTATACATTGCATGTCTGAGCTGCAGATATTTATAAAAGACCTTATGGTGCAGGTCTAATTCAGATGCAAGTTATGTAAAAGATTTAAAGCCTGAGTCACCATACAAAAAAAAGGTGTTCAGTCCTTCAGGGAATCCTGTACTCCTGTGGAAGATGCAGTCAGCTTTGTGTGCCGCCTGCATGGGTACGGAACAgatctgggccatatgcaattcactttttctccttgttctcctaggtaatattttcacaacttgcaaataaaatgctttttaaaccaccaacaagcaaacaaatactcaaaataattttgacagtactttttttttttttacttaaaggaatactatcgattcacgtatttttttcatttgacacaggaattgtttgggaagtgctgctaggtactggtgtatacattttagtagcaacttctttgtttactgttagcaaaatactttcaaagtttactgacgccaaaactgacggctgactgagccatgaggagaggggaaattcccctcacacttcatcagttaactctatgtgtagctctgtgtgtgacagagagagagagctcccaacagctgcagctcctgtgtcctgtgtttctgactgacctgtctgaagagagcagagggaaGGTAacgaattgtcacagcttttcatactgtttttgctttcagagtttgatatgtttgataattgctttctgtagtccgatatgcaactctggctgtgcattgaagcagacaccccttctgcaattgatttgtcccaatatagctaaatcctaccctcaataaattacagcttttccctctgatatttaacatgaacagtaggaaaaatgtttacacagctacttagacattatttgcacactgtcattttagaacacttgggtatcgatagtattcctttaattttggttttaaatagaagattaaaaattctctccgaggagaaaactaaggcgaaacagtgaattgcatatgggccatttgcTCTATTCTAaattacagatttactttaacacTTGCAATGGAATAAATAGAAAGTGAACACAACCAATTCCTAATTAGGCTCCAGGCTTAGTACTACATGTAGCCATGTTTATCCCATCATCTCAGTTCAGGGACTTTAATGTTTTACTAACCAATGCGCTGAGTGCTGCCAGGTGCGTCTAGCAAGAAATAAAAGAAACATGGGAAAAATAAACACTGacaagcaaaacatttcccacactcagtgcagtaatagagcttctcaccagtgatgtgagagggataagcGGAACTGAACAAGCCTGTTATTGGCTGCTGCACTCCACTCTCCATACTCCCTACTTCCAGCTTTGTtggggagatggagagcagtacgctgcggccagttcaggtTCACTACAGGCAAAGTTATGTTTCACTGACTCTTACTTACCACccgtgtgagatttctcatgtctGAGAAGCTGTGATTtatatgcaaaacatttcccacactcagcacatgaatagggcttctcttcagtgtgagatctctcatgtctgacaaggtctgatttctgtacaaaacatttcccacactcagcacatgaataggacttctctccagtgtgagatctcctatgaatgacaaggtctgatttatatataaaacatttcctacactcagcacatgaataaggcttctcaccagtatgaaatCTCTCATGGGTGACAAGCACTGATttttgtgcaaaacatttcccacactcagcacatgaatatggcttctctccagtgtgagatctcccatGTCTGACAAGGTTTGATTTTCGTGCAAAACATttgccacactcagcacataaatatggcttctctccagtgtgagatctcctaTGAATGACAAAGTCTGATTTATGtacataacatttcccacactcagcacataaatatggcttttcaccagtgtgagatctctcatgactgacaaggtgtgatttccgaacaaaacatttcccacactcagcacatgaaaagggcttctctccagtgtgagatctctcatggatgGCAAGgtatgatttctgtacaaaacattttccacactcaggacatgaatagGGATTATCTCCAGTGTGGTATCTCTCATGAATGACAAGTTCTGATTTCCGTacaaaacgtttcccacactcagcacatgaatagggcttctctccagtgtgaaatctctcatgactgacaaggtctgatttctgtacaaaacatttcccacactcagcacatgaattgggcttctctccagtgtgagttctTTTGTGTATGAGAAGACTTGATTtattcacaaaacatttcccacatatgGAACAGGAATGagcccctccagcagggggagagctgtgctgggtatgaggctccTCAGGATTatacaggtgaggggggtctgggggaatatttggggtaaccaggatatctgcaggagactcttgtccagtgacatcatcatacgttgtacagtctgtggatacagagagaggagtctctgagaggttcctgatgccgggactctgcgctgcaaatagagaaacatcatcacttcctgttagagatttctgaggggaggaacaattatcattagggatggtcagtgagctgctgataattccaagttgaggcAAAGTTTGTGCAGACTGGAAATGGAccagatgcagcagctgcatgtctctcagtgttctccccagaaatattttctagccgggtggcatgaaaaagtaaggTAATGCTGAACGGAGggggagggtcacactgggtgGAGAGGGGatcacactgggtggggagaggtCAGCATCACGccgggtgctggtggtggtggtggaggaggatcacactgggtggggagggtcacactgggtggggagaggtCGGTATCACACTGGGTGGGGTGGGAGAGGatcacactgggtggggagaggtCGGCATCacgctgggtgctggtggggagggagagggtgacactgggggctggtggtggggaggagggggggggggtgggagtgcTTCTTTGCTCGCTGTCGTTCAGCAAAGCTCTGGAAATTCCCTGAAAAGCAcctcagtgtgaatgggcccttagtgctaTAGCCTCATCATCACATATATGACCAGACATCGTTAACCACTCCCTGTATGCAATGTATGTGACTCCTGCTGGACATACGCTAGGAGCAGAAGAGTGGTGACTAAaagctgatcacacaggcaggggGCAGAGTGCTGACTAAaagctgatcacacaggcagggggcagagtggtgactaaaagctgatcacacaggcaggggGAAGAGTGGTGACAAAcagctgatcacacaggcagggAGCAGAGTGCTGACtgacagctgatcacacaggcagggAGCAGAGTGCTGACtgacagctgatcacacaggcagggggcagagtggtgactaaaagctgatcacacaggcaggggGAAGAGTGGTGACAAAcagctgatcacacaggcagggAGCAGAGTGCTGACtgacagctgatcacacaggcaggggGAAGAGTGGTGACTAAaagctgatcacacaggcagggggcagagtggtgactaaaagctgatcacacaggcaggggGAAGAGTGGTGACTAAaagctgatcacacaggcagggAGCAGAGTGCTGACTAAcagctgatcacacaggcagAGGGCAGAGTGGTGACTAAaagctgatcacacaggcaggggAAGAGTGGTGACAAAcagctgatcacacaggcagggAGCAGAGTGCTGACtgacagctgatcacacaggcagggggcagagtggtgactaaaagctgatcacacaggcagggggcagagtggtgactaaaagctgatcacacaggcagggggcagagtggtgactaaaagctgatcacacaggcaggggGAAGAGTGGTGACAAAcagctgatcacacaggcagggggcagagtggtgactaaaagctgatcacacaggcaggggGCAGAGTGGTGACTAAAAACTGATCACACAGGCAGGGAGCAGAGTGCTGACtgacagctgatcacacaggcaggggGAAGAGTGGTGACTAAaagctgatcacacaggcagggggcagagtggtgactaaaagctgatcacacaggcaggggGAAGAGTGGTGACTAAaagctgatcacacaggcagggAGCAGAGTGCTGACTAAcagctgatcacacaggcagAGGGCAGAGTGGTGACTAAaagctgatcacacaggcaggggGAAGAGTGGTGACTAAAAGTTGATCACACAGGCAGGGAGCAGAGTGCTGACTAACAGCTGATCAAACAGGCAGGGGGCAGAGTGGTGACTAAaagctgatcacacaggcagggggcagagtggtgactaaaagctgatcacacaggcaggggGCAGAGTGGTGACTAAAtgctgatcacacaggcagggggcagagtggtgactaaaagctgatcacacaggcagggggcagagtgctgactaaaggtccgtacacacgccggactttaggcaacaacgggtccgtcgttgcctcccgctgggtgggcgtgccagcgacagtccggcgtgtgtacgctctgtcgtcagactgatacggctgcttctgagcgatccgccaggcggatcgctcagaaacagccgtatcagtctgacgacagagcgtacacacgccggactgtcgctggcacgcccacccagcgggaggcaacgacggacccgtcgttgcctaaagtccggcgtgtgtacggacctttacagctgatcacacaggcaggggGCAGAGTGGTGACTAAAAGCTGACCACACAGGCAGGGGGCAGAGTGGTGACTAAaagctgatcacacaggcaggggGCAGAGTGCTGGCTAAcagctgatcacacaggcaggggGCAGAGTGGTGACTAAATGCTGACCACACAGGCAGGGGGCAGAGTGGTGACTAAaagctgatcacacaggcaggggGCAGAGTGCTGACTAAcagctgatcacacaggcagggggcagagtggtgactaaaagctgatcacacaggcaggggGCAGAGTGCTGACTAAcagctgatcacacaggcagggggcagagtggtgactaaaagctgatcacacaggcagggggcagagtggtgactaaaagctgatcacacaggcaggggGCAGAGTGGTGACTAAAATctgatcacacaggcaggggGAAGAGTGGTGACTAAcagctgatcacacaggcagggggcagagtggtgactaaaagctgatcacacaggcaggggGCAGAGTGGTG
It includes:
- the LOC137524104 gene encoding oocyte zinc finger protein XlCOF22-like isoform X2; translation: MEEGDMMRTIKEEEEEMYMRSNQQSLKESGMMRTIKEEETCVRSDQHSMEEGGMMRTIKEEEEETYVGIDQQSMEEGVIMRTIKEEEEETYVGIDQQSMEEGVIMRTIKEEEDETYVRRDQQTMEESDMIRTIKEEEEETYVRSDQQSMEEGVIMRTIKEEEEEETYVRRDQQSMEESGMIRTSEEDIFTGMSIAQSPGIRNLSETPLSVSTDCTTYDDVTGQESPADILVTPNIPPDPPHLYNPEEPHTQHSSPPAGGAHSCSICGKCFVNKSSLLIHKRTHTGEKPNSCAECGKCFVQKSDLVSHERFHTGEKPYSCAECGKRFVRKSELVIHERYHTGDNPYSCPECGKCFVQKSYLAIHERSHTGEKPFSCAECGKCFVRKSHLVSHERSHTGEKPYLCAECGKCYVHKSDFVIHRRSHTGEKPYLCAECGKCFARKSNLVRHGRSHTGEKPYSCAECGKCFAQKSVLVTHERFHTGEKPYSCAECRKCFIYKSDLVIHRRSHTGEKSYSCAECGKCFVQKSDLVRHERSHTEEKPYSCAECGKCFAYKSQLLRHEKSHTGGK